A single genomic interval of Cucumis sativus cultivar 9930 chromosome 7, Cucumber_9930_V3, whole genome shotgun sequence harbors:
- the LOC101204317 gene encoding transcription factor MYB14 yields MGRAPCCEKVGLKRGPWSFEEDQILIKFIQLNGHSNWRALPKKAGLLRCGKSCRLRWTNYLRPDIKRGDFTQEEAQTIITLHQLMGNRWAAIAARLPGRTDNEIKNVWHTHLKKRVIQNEILKDQTKQNKNDDNHFHDQLSCSSEIKLDGEEDIDRCIKNNNDDKDAELAELAFAEDFLKSLLLEEEFSENDWNNLGKDCVMIKDVVDESPKEVEIPLSGEEEMSNCSSSDTVDIMDFWRNVFMKDGELQEINI; encoded by the exons ATGGGGAGAGCTCCATGCTGCGAGAAAGTGGGACTAAAGAGAGGGCCATGGAGCTTTGAAGAAGATCAAATTCTCATCAAATTCATTCAACTCAATGGCCATTCTAATTGGAGAGCACTTCCCAAAAAAGCTG gTTTATTAAGGTGTGGAAAGAGTTGTAGACTTAGATGGACAAATTATCTAAGGCCAGACATTAAAAGAGGAGATTTCACCCAGGAAGAAGCACAAACTATTATCACTTTGCATCAGTTAATGGGAAACAG ATGGGCCGCTATTGCCGCAAGATTACCAGGAAGAACAGACAATGAGATAAAGAATGTTTGGCACACCCACTTGAAGAAGAGAGTGATCCAAAACGAAATCCTAAAAGaccaaaccaaacaaaacaagaacGACGACAATCATTTTCATGATCAACTCTCGTGTTCGTCAGAAATCAAATTGGATGGAGAGGAAGATATCGATCGATGTATTAAGAACAACAACGATGACAAAGATGCCGAGCTTGCAGAACTTGCTTTTGCTGAAGATTTTCTCAAGAGTTTACTATTGGAGGAAGAATTTTCCGAGAACGATTGGAATAATTTAGGAAAGGATTGTGTAATGATAAAAGATGTTGTTGATGAATCAccaaaagaagttgaaattcCTTTGAGTggggaagaagaaatgagCAATTGTAGTTCTTCAGATACAGTTGATATCATGGATTTTTGGAGGAATGTTTTTATGAAAGATGGAGAGTTGcaagaaattaatatatga